gccaactagatctatgattcttgcaatgggagaagtgcttggttttgggttcataccgtgtggtgacctttccgagtgacagaaagggcagcaaggcacgcatcgtgttgttgccatcaagggtaacaagatgggctttaccatagatatgagattgtccatctacatcatgtcatcttgcttaaggcgttactctgttctcatgaacttaatacactagatgcatgctggatagcggtcgacgtgtggagtaatagtagtagatgcagaaagtatcggtctacttgttttggacgtgatgcctatagatataatcattgccattgataacgtcacgactttgctcggttctatcaattgctcgacagtaattcgttcacccaccgtctacttgctttcatgagagaagccactagtgaacactacggcccccgggtctattcacacctatcgtttccactttcacttttactttgctttgttactttgttgctttcagttctcacttggcaaacaatctataagggattgacaaccccttcatagcgttgggagcaagctctttgtgtttttgcatgcacttgtgatattccttcactggatcgataccttggttctcaaaactgagggaaatacttaccaccgctgtgctacatcaccctttccgcttcgagggaacaccaacgcaaggctccaaggccacgggggaatcctttgcatatttgcctaggaagtccctaaaggcgtagccgtggcAGAAGgactcctggtgccgttgctgaggagtatcaagacaagaatagtctcccgtcagcacgcttgtttcttgcgccgttggaaggtcttttgttgcagtagcaggtcgCACCATTCGCCTTGTCCGCGCCCCACTCGATGCCAACGCGCTCGTCGCTAGGCTCTCGCAATACGTGATGATACTTAACTACTATGTATAGTGCATAAAACTGAAAACGAACAATACTAAAACTAATAATCGCTCATGGGGGTAGTATTTCGGCAGCCCCTCACAAGCAACTCCCTCGTGCGCGGTGTCTTCCGAGCGCGTAGGTAGTAATCCGCCTCCTCTGCCTCGCAGCGCTTGACGTACCGATCTGCCTCTTGCTGGGGGACGAGCGCGAACGATCTTGCCATTTGGTTGGGCCCCCACAGGAGCTCCTCGTCAGTGGCACGCTCGAGCTTATCGGCCCACCTCCATGGAGCGATGAGGCGCCTAGAGCCTTTGACCTTCCCCACAAAGTACCCATTGGTGTACACCTCCTCCGCACGACGACACGCccggtgtcggtgtcaaaaccgaccaatcacgagtagggggtccgaactgtggatctaaggtcgatgggtaacaagagacgatgCAGAGAAcgttttacccacgttcgggccctcttgatggaggtaaaaccctacatcctgctcttgTTTTTATTGATGGGGTAGTAcaaagtacagagttgatctactacGAGATCAATGTTGTGatctaaaccctaatcgtaatgagcttgatGTGTCTTATGAGCTATGGCCCGAGGCTTATATCGATTCCAAGGGTGTCGAAGTTTACACGAGGTCAGTTACAACACAGAAGGAATATGCCGATTACTACATCTCCTTGGATTAGatgccaagtcttcggaagagtctaTCTCGAATCCAATACTTATGCGAGCAGTCGAACATGCGAGAGAGTCCGACCCATGAGGATAGGTGGGCGGCCCAAGGACCCCCTAAACCCGTACTCCCTCAGTATCCCCCAAACTAGCCTCCAATGCCGACATCTTCCTCCGTTGATGATGTCACACGAGCTCTGGCTTGCGAGGCGAATTTGTCCTTTTCCTTTAACCGAAGATAGCTTGGCTACCGATGACTCCTTCTCCTCGGCCTCCTCACGCCCCTTAGATCTCGCTCACCATCGCCATTCTCTGATCCCAAAGCTCTAGCGCCCcagctctccttctcctcccgagCTTTTGAATCCCCTCACCGGTCCGGCAATGGCGAGCGCTGGCTCCAAGGGAAAGTGGGAGGTTTCCTCTATCACTAAAAAGAACATTTTGCAGTTGAAGAGTTGCGGCTATCTCCGAGAGAACATAGCACACCATGCGCCGAAGAAGGACCAGGTTATCCCCACCCCTAGAGATGGGGAAAGAGTAGTTTTCGTCCCTCATTTCATTAGAGGCTTAAGTTTTCCCTTTCAACCATTTGTCCACGGGATCATGTTTTACTATGAGCTTGATTTTCACGATCTTCCCCCGAATCGTATCACCCATCTTTTCGCTTTCATCACGGTATGcgaggccttcttgcgggtccaaCCCCACTTCAGCCTATGGCTGAAGGTTCTTAATGTCAAGCCCAAGGTCGTTAACAGCGAGCAGACTGactttggaggggcgatgatcggCAAGCTCAACGGGGTCACATGGCTGAAGGGCACATTCGTCGACACCATCAAGTCatggcagaaggagtggttctacatcaccgagCCACACAACACAAGTGAGGCAGCACCTCCCGCATTTAGATCTGGCCCACCCACGCTTCCCGTGTCGTAGACAGAAAAGATCCTAGATTGGGGGGAAGCCGTGGAGGTGAAGGATCTCACAAAGAGGATCTCCTCGTTGTGGCAAAATTGATGATGACTGTGGTGATCGGCAATCCGTGATGCTCCGCCGACACGAGGTTGTAGTTCCTGACATTCCCGGTTGCAGCTCCCGACGAGGAGGTTGCAGCTTCTCACGAGGAGGCTTCCAGCATACGACGGCTGTGAGCACCGCCGTTGTAGCTCACCCCCGTAGTGGCCATTGCAAATTTCgtcaccggttgtagcaaatctcGACACCGGTTGTAGCAAGAAGATGATGAGCGTGATGGCCGGCGAGCCCAGATGCCTCGTAGACATGAGATTGTAGCAGAAAAAGACGTTTGCCCGTTCGATGGGCTCCCAACTTCTTTGGCTCACGGTTGCAACTCTGCGGGGGTGTGGTTCAAGCTCCGTCGCATACCGAGTTGCAACAACACGCCATGCAGTGCCGATCAGAGTGTGGTAGTAATGGTCGCCTTCCGTGCTTTTTCGtaggaaagagaaagaaaagagcgAGACAAAGAAGAATGGGTGGTGGCGGGCCCATGCACACGTGGACTGATGAGGTTGCGTAGGCGTGTGGTCAAACTTGCAATGCGGGCCGTTTGATTGGTCGCAAATGAACGCGTGCCACGCGACCGGCCGAACCTTCGACCGGCGTGCTCGCGTAGTGGCGTGAAACGTTTTCCTTCTCTTAAATCATGGaattttgattttttattttattatattaaggcattttttttgaaaaaaattataTTAGGGCAAGTGACGTGCTACCGATGTATAGATGGGCCATAACTTTTTTTTAGGGGTATTGGGCCATAAATATGCAACATACTGTACAATTCTCATCCAGAGATACGGGCAGTATGGGTCCGAGCACTCAGCCCAGCATCTACATCCTGCTCGGCCTGGCCCAGAAACTTAGGGTTTCCCATCGACCTCCACGCCACCGCACACATATAAGCATGCGACCAAACCGCATCGTCCATTCTtccctgccgccgcctcctcccttcTTCAGCCGAAGCGCCCACACGCCTCGACCCAAGGGATCCCAATGGCGCCGACGTCCAAGATGGCGCTGGGCATCAAGCGCGCGTCGCGGTCGCACTCCTACCACCGCCGCGGGCTCTGGGCCATCAAGGCCAAGAACGGCGGAGCCTTCCCAAAGGCCGAGAAGCCAGCCGCCGTCGCCGAGCCCAAGTTCTACCCCGCCGACGACGTCAAGCCCCGCACCGCCAGCACCCGCAAGCCCAAACCTACCAAGCTCAGGTCCGTGCCGCTACCGCCTTGCAGCTCTCTCTGTCCCTCTCCGGGATTTAGGTTGAGATCGATTTGGTTGTCGCAGGTCGACCATCACGCCCGGCACGGTGCTGATCCTGCTCGCTGGGAGGTACATGGGGAAGCGCGTGGTGTTCCTCAAGCAGCTCAAGTCTGGCCTGCTCCTCATCACTGGTAAATCTCGATGGCTCCTGCGCTATGATACTGAGATGCACCCACTCCTCATAACCCAGTAGCGTGGGTCTTCGCATTGTTGGTTATTGAAATTATAGGTTTGGTTACTCGAAGTAGCTATTCGTCGATTGATGCATTGTGGATGCCTTGGCTATGTAGGTTCTTGTTTGTTTGGTCGTCTAGCCTGTTGGTTGCGTAAACCATACTTGGACTATAACTACCATTTGTGGTTTGCTGTTATCACCGACGTGCTTTTAATCGTGTTGTTAATGCCTAGAAATTTGAATATGCAACTAAACTAAAATGCCAACGAGTGCTTTATTTTGTTAACTGTTTGTATTTGTTAGCATCTGTTGGTGTCATAGTTATTGGTTCCCATAGGATGTTTGTAACTACAAAAGTTTTGAATTAAATTCGAGGCAGACATCTTTTGGATTCTGGTTCTGGTTCTGTATTCTACCTTGAATTAGTCGTCTTTGAGAATTCCCTCCTTGCATGTTTATCTACCCCAGTTAATCTGGCAAACTGGGAATTTCACATCCCTAATAATTCTAAATGCAACAATATATTCTTTTGAGGTATTTGCTTATTTCATGTTCTTACAAGTTATTTTGTATGCCTATTTTAACGCTGATGTTTATTTTCAGGACCTTTCAAGATCAATGGTGTCCCAGTTCGCCGGGTGAACCAGGCTTATGTCATTGCCACATCCACAAAGGTTGACATCTCTGGTGTTAAGGTGGAGAAGTTTGATGACAAGTACTTTGCTAGGGACAAGAAGGCCAGGGCAAAGAAGACTGAAGGGGAGCTGTTTGAGACTGAGAAGGAGGTACATCCATGAACCATTGGACGATCAGCTTATGTTCATGTCATTCTGTTCCCCCCAAACTTAGTTCTGTCTCTTGTCTGTTTAACCTGCAGGCAACCAAGAACCTGCCTGACTTCAAAAAGGATGACCAGAAGGCCATTGATGCTGAGTTGATCAAGGCTATCGATGCTGTCCCTGACCTTAAGAACTATCTTGGTGCCCGGTTCTCTCTCAGGGACGGTGACAAGCCCCATGAGATGACCTTCTAAGTTGGTAGAAGTCCTGCGTTTTGAATGTGTTTTGCCTAGCTTGTTGCTGAAATTTGTACCCTGTTACTTGACTTCGTATGTCTGTTGAAGTGAGAAGGTTAAGAGAATCGTTATCTGCTTTTGCAGGTTTTCTTTGCGTTTGCTTAATGTAACACTTCGTTGTGCGTTATTTGTCCTCATTTTCCTTCCATCTGCTGGATGTTTTTGCAGGTGATCACGTTGTGATTTAGGTTAATATATAGCGTTTCATGTTTATTGTGCTTATTGTTCTGGGTTCAAGGCAATTGATTTCAATTATGCCCCATTGGGATGTTTGGTTTAGGTGTCGACTTGACAGTATAAAATGATTCCAATTATGCCCCATTGGGATGCTTGGTTTAGGTGTCGACTTGACAGtataaaatactccctccgtcacggtttagaaggcggtTTAGAAGGCAGAGTTAAACTTGTGTCTTTTCAAAATAGAAAAGGTTTAACAAGGCAGACGGTTTAGAAGGCAGAGTTAAACTTGTGTCTTTTCAAAATAGAAAAGGTTTAACGTGTGAAAGTAATTACTACTATTAATTAGGACTAGTATTACTTATGCATGCGTCTCAAACGTTTATTTtttcagttgattaggcgcattagcatctacacctgTTACATCTCATAACCAATCGATGACTACCTTGGCCTTAGAGGTTTTTTTTAAACGTGCTTTCTAAACCATTCCCTCCGTTTTATAATGACAGAATAAAGTACTCTATTTGGCAAGGTAACATATTTTTTTGACAGTAGTGTGATGTTAGAAAACATCTAACATTATGAAGGTGTTTGTTTTGAGGTGTGGTAATGTTAACGTAAAGGCAATCAAGTTACATGGTGTAGCAACTCTGTATTGAGAAAATCAAATCTTTGGTTCAACAAtgttcgacgacgaggatgatttGGCGTGGCAGCTGATGTCCGGGACAGCAGGCGACGAGGACGACCTGGGACAATAGGCGACGAGGACGATTTGGGGCGGTAGctgatgaccatggacacgatgaAGTCGCgaccaaagaggaggaggagaaggtgcagGTGGTTCCTTGAAGACCATTGGAGACACGCAGAGGTGGATCGAGCATGGCGGCGCTGGTTTCTTTTGGGAACCATTGGAGGGCAGACTAGCAAAGGAGCCCTAACGCGATGCAGGCTGTGCCCAGTGGTTGCCATGGCGTAGATGTGATGGCGCTGGACGAGGAAGAGAGTATCGAAGGGAGGCAGAGGAGGGATCGCTGGACGAGGAAGAGAGTATCGAAGGGAGGCAGAGGAGGGATCGGGGAAGCGGCAGCACCGGTCAAGGAGGAGCCGGGGATCGTGGGGAGGAGCAACAGTTTACACACGGTCGTGGGTGGTATCGATCGACAACAAGCCTGGAACCGTTTACGGAGGCATTGGATACATCTGGATACATCGCACATGTACCAAACGTGCGTAACGTTTTTTGGTTTCCATCGTAAACAGGTAACAAGCTCTTTGCCCGAAACAAACACCTCCTATGAGACACAGGGAGCACGTTCCAGTTTTGAGATTAGCCAACTGTTTAATCTTAAAGCAGAAAACTAATTTCATCTCCCATCGTGATCAACTAAAAACACCGTCACGAGATACTTAGATGTGTCCGTTTTGAGTATTGGTGAATCGATGTGCCTCAGAACTTATTTACTTATATATATACATCTAAATTCCAAAAAGTGCACCTGAGCTGCTTAATGGCCACGAGTGCATGCTCCCTCATTGTCAGATCGAGATCGCGACGCGGAGGTGTTGGGACACGTAATTAACACAAGTGTTGGCCGGTCGGCCTGGCCCGTTTTCTGTCTCGACCACCGCCCTTGCCACGTCACACGCCTCCATTCCacatcccacctccctccctaACCCCGTGACGAACAAAGGAACGACTCCTCTCTCCCTTTTCCGACGATGAATCCGATGGTTCCTCGCCATcccttcttttttattttctgtcgATTCCAGCGGTAATCTTTTTTTCGAGTGAGCGACAAAGCATTCGATGCGGTGGTGCTCTAGGGCGTAGGTAGGAGCAGTGGTGCGGTGATTGATGGAGGAAGTGAAATTCGACGCCCAAACTCCGATAATGAGCTTGCCCCTCAGCTTGCTCCATCCATGTGTTCATtttccatggtggtgataaccgcGCTTGTGGTTTGGGTCCCATAGTTTGCTTGTATGCGGTATTTGTAGCCATTTGCTTGTAGATTATCGGTGCGGTGGTGCACATCTAGCTTGAGACGGGTTTGGGGGTTGAAGTTTCAGCTTCTATTTGAGAAGGAGTTTGATGTTCTTTTAGCTATTCATGCGGGGTATAGATGGATTAGGGGATTTTTAGGGGTTGTTTGTGAGATCTGCGAGAAATGGTTTGGATTAGGCGATTTTCGAGTAGCTATTGCTCACTTTTGGAGTGCTTATTTACTAGGGGTTCTATATGAGATATGTACGACAAATCAGTGAATCATGGCATTTGAGCCTTGTTTATAGCTTGAAGACATTGTTGTCCATGTTATCCATGCTAGAGCCTGCTGATTAGCGTATGCAATTTGCTATGCAAATTGCCTAACAACTGTTTTGTTAGTTGCCTGTTACACATGGTTTTTTGCTTAACTGAAGGATGTCAACTTGCATGTGTATTTTGGTGTATATTTAGGGTGATTTTGTAATAGCTGTTTACTAGTTGCCTCTTATTTTCATTGTTTCCGCCTAATACACATATGCCAACTTGCTTGTGCGTTAGTGTTGTAATTTATTTGTTAACTtgtgttgttttagtcattttgtCTGTTGTTTTAGTTGATTGTTTTTTAATGTTTTTGCCTATTAGAGGGATGTCCTCTCCCGTGTTGTTTGTGATGGTTGCACTTTTTTTAGTAATAGTTGTTTTTATTTAGTTTCCTATTATTGTCAATGTTTCTTCctaatacaattgatgcacttgaGACTGTAGTAGTTAACtgtgcaccaatgcatgcgggaaTTAATGGCTCGGAGCAGTAAGGGTATTATGGATACCGCCCGTTAGTAAAACCCAATGCTCAACCTCATGACGTTACATTAGATAATCAAACAGTCGAAATAGAGGTGTTGATGCTTCATTTTTATAGGCTCGTATTATGGTGTTGATGATTCACGTGCTGCATATAATTGGTAGTTGTTTTTTCTATGGTGTTGATGATTCATGTTTCAGTTTTcattgtttttttttcctttttccataGGCTCATATTAATGTGCCCATGATTGGGTACATGCGTGGGAGAGGCTTGAAAGCGACTACAACTCATGTGCCATGTCCATCAGAAATTGATAGTCATTATGAAGACGCTGATAACGACCAGGAAAATGGCAAAGACAACCCTGAGCCTGACAAAGATGTTGAAGATTGTCCCAAAAGAACAAAGCCCTAAAAGAATGTAGGAAATGAGGTAGTCCAGTCTTTCCTCCTTTTCCTGTTCATTTTCCCAAGTAAATGTATGTGAGTTGCCAACCAACATAATTGTATACAAAATGATCATACTGTTTAATATactttttggtgtttttgttttgtttcttgaGGGTTTAAGGAATAGGATATCGCCTGCAAGGCTGTACAAACCAAACAAATCACTTATTCTTGTCCACAAGGGGGTCATGATTAACAAAGAGTTTGGGGGTTTGTTGGACCTTGGAGCCACTAGCATGGATGCAGATCTTAGCCAATGGATTATGAAGCACTACGATACTGAGGTGTCCCAAATTATTATACCAGACATGGGGAAGATTTAGGTAGATCCAGTGAGCATGCATAGAATACAGTGATTACCAAACAAGGGTAGAAAGATTTGCTTCGGATAATCGAGATGAAATCACAAAGGCCATTTACAACATCTACAATATTACCTCCAAGAATTCACCAACCCTCACATGATGGTGTAAGATGATTGGAGGTATGCAAGGAGCTTACGACGATGACTTTCTCCGTTCTTGGCTAGCCGTTGCCTTTTCCTGCTTCCTTGCACCATCAACAAGTCTAAACATCTCACCTAAAAGCTTCCCCGTTGTTATGGATGCCAACAGTATAACATAGATGAATGCTTGCAATTTGTTGTTGATCACCTAAAGGCAGGGGGGGCAGAGGGGCGGTCGCCTCGGGCCTCCAAAATCTAGGCCCCCACCCACGTAGTATGCACGTAGGCCACGACTGATGTATGCTTGTCCTCCAATGCAGGTAGCTAGCCAACACATCCACTGGTTCCTCGTCGATCGGTCTCATCTACGTGTTTCCCTAACTCGGATTCCTCCTAATCCCCAAGATGTTCCCTATTCATTTATTCCTCGATTTTGTATGCTCATGGCTGAACCGAACAAACAAAAGGCAACCCGCAGCCGCCATTGCTTGTCTCACTTCCTCTCACACCAAACCGATGGTGGGGATGGCTGGGGAGGAACGTTCATgctagacttcatggagacgtggtGTCCAGCGTGGTTGTATCAGACCACAACCACGTTGGATCTGAGTTAGAACCACCATGCAGCCGAAGATCTGATGGTACAGGTGCAGGTCACAAGTTGCGCGTCAGCGAACTAGGCCGCTCTTCGGTCACGAGTTGATGGACGCATAAATAGTGACGCAAATTGTCAAGCATCTCCTATCTCGCGTGAGTCTAAATCACATCATGGCGATTGCTGATCACGTGATCAACGTTGATCCGATTAATCTAAAGTAACATCACACTACATATTTCCTATATCTATATTGCTAATTAAGTTATTTCTGTTCGCATGCATAGTACATGATTTCTTTTGAAACCGTTTACACATTTGCTACTCCTTAGATCGGCTCAAAGACTAGTCTCTAATGGTAAGAAACCAAGGGCTATTATTTACTCTTTTATTCATTTTAAAGGTAAAAATCATGCATGCTACTTATTCAAAAGGTCCAGGGATATCAGCAGATACAAAGTGAAGAATAAAGTCCAAGAATTTGTGATAACATCACACTATGTAGTtcctatatctatatctatattgTAGTGACCAAGCATTGATGGAATTTAATTTTGGTTTTTAGCAGTGCTTATTATCATGTCTACTATGCATTCAGTGAAAGAGAACAAAAATGAAACAAGAACTATAAAGGGGATCTACCATCCCTATCATAAGTGAATTTTATGAAAAAATATTAGAAAAGGTTTAATGGTAATATGTATAAATTATTTCATAAGAATGTCGCTTTTGGGGGTCATTTAAACGATCATATATATTTTCTTATAACATTTATGACAAGAGGGCGTCAAGTTTTGCTTTCGCCCCGGGCCCCTAAAATCTCAGGCCCGGCCGTGGCTAAAGGCAACATTCATGGTAGCACGTGTCAGAAAGAATGATGTATGCTGCTGTGTTTTCCACCTTGTAGTAAGTGCATATACCTTTCTCTTATTTTCTGATCCTTCTTTTTGGTTCTCATGAAAACTCATGGTTTTTTTCATTTGATAACTCACATGCAGCTATTGTATCTAGACTTGTTGGATGAGGATGAACCTATACCAAGTTTGAGGATGAAGTGAACCACTAATCTAAAATCTAAGCACCCACCCCCCATCCCTTGGTCACAAACTTGGTATACTTCTTATCCTTTGCACTCGAATCTAATTGCAAAAGTCattaagaaggataagaagggctCGGGTCAATATGGAAAACCGCGGGTAAGTTTCTTTATTGCCCCCGTGTGTTTTATTGGGTC
This genomic stretch from Hordeum vulgare subsp. vulgare chromosome 6H, MorexV3_pseudomolecules_assembly, whole genome shotgun sequence harbors:
- the LOC123401134 gene encoding 60S ribosomal protein L6-like, whose translation is MAPTSKMALGIKRASRSHSYHRRGLWAIKAKNGGAFPKAEKPAAVAEPKFYPADDVKPRTASTRKPKPTKLRSTITPGTVLILLAGRYMGKRVVFLKQLKSGLLLITGPFKINGVPVRRVNQAYVIATSTKVDISGVKVEKFDDKYFARDKKARAKKTEGELFETEKEATKNLPDFKKDDQKAIDAELIKAIDAVPDLKNYLGARFSLRDGDKPHEMTF